Proteins encoded within one genomic window of Aquarana catesbeiana isolate 2022-GZ linkage group LG03, ASM4218655v1, whole genome shotgun sequence:
- the ELK3 gene encoding ETS domain-containing protein Elk-3 encodes MESAITLWQFLLQLLLDQKHEHLICWTSNDGEFKLLKAEEVAKLWGLRKNKTNMNYDKLSRALRYYYDKNIIKKVIGQKFVYKFVSFPEILKMETHAVEMSRDSLLLQDSDCNIPNELHERHKQTLSALKSASRNEYIHSGLYSSFTINSLQHQGEYKVIKTESMQDEDEPQQDGEDEEEEEEEKAEVKSPVEEVRTVIRFVTNKTDKEITRPVISLPSTSESAAASAFLASSLSAKGTSYISSNTTSVSSSPRSSRSPSLSPNISFSSEQRSVFLDYPDTNEPLNLSAGSKTKLSYHPSKAKKPKGLEICSPPLLLSSSDIGSIALNSPALPSGSLTPAFFTAQTPNGLLLTPSPLLSSIHFWSSLSPVAPLSPARLQGPNTLFQFPNLLNSHLPMQLPGLDRASSPVLLSSNSQKS; translated from the exons ATGGAGAGTGCTATTACTCTGTGGCAGTTTCTGTTGCAATTGCTTCTCGATCAGAAACATGAGCATCTCATCTGCTGGACATCGAATGATGGAGAATTCAAGCTGCTCAAAGCAGAAGAAGTGGCCAAGCTATGGGGACTGCGGAAGAATAAAACTAATATGAACTATGACAAGCTGAGTCGAGCCCTTCGATATTACTATGATAAG aacatTATTAAAAAGGTAATTGGACAGAAGTTTGTCTACAAGTTTGTGTCCTTTCCAGAAATCCTAAAAATGGAgacacatgctgtggagatgagTCGGGACAGCCTATTGCTGCAGGACAGCGATTGCAACATCCCGAATGAACTCCATGAGAGACACAAGCAAACCTTGTCTGCATTAAAGAGTGCTAGTCGCAACGAGTACATCCACTCAGGCCTGTATTCCTCCTTCACTATAAACTCACTGCAACATCAGGGAGAGTACAAAGTTATCAAAACCGAAAGCATGCAAGACGAGGATGAGCCACAACAAGATGGagaagatgaagaggaggaggaggaggaaaaggctgAAGTCAAGAGTCCAGTAGAGGAAGTCAGGACTGTTATAAGATTTGTTACTAACAAAACGGACAAAGAAATCACCCGACCTGTCATTTCTTTGCCCTCTACATCAGAATCGGCAGCTGCCTCTGCTTTCTTAGCATCATCTTTGTCTGCTAAAGGAACTTCCTATATATCATCCAATACAACTAGTGTTTCCTCTTCTCCACGCTCCTCACGATCCCCATCCTTGTCCCCCAATATATCCTTCTCTAGTGAACAAAGGAGTGTATTTTTAGATTATCCTGACACCAACGAACCATTAAATCTCTCAGCAGGATCCAAAACAAAGCTGTCCTATCATCCTTCCAAAGCAAAGAAACCGAAAGGATTAGAAATCTGCTCTCCACCTCTTCTGCTCTCCAGTAGTGATATAGGATCAATTGCTCTGAATAGCCCAGCACTTCCCTCAGGATCTCTAACACCAGCTTTCTTTACTGCTCAG acACCCAATGGATTACTGTTGACCCCAAGTCCTCTTCTATCAAGCATCCACTTCTGGAGCAGTCTTAGTCCTGTAGCTCCATTAAGTCCTGCCAGGCTGCAAGGACCTAACACCTTGTTCCAG